A DNA window from Microcystis aeruginosa NIES-843 contains the following coding sequences:
- a CDS encoding dynamin-like GTPase family protein gives MTELLPQCSNLAGNVNSIIELFKGESSLRNQQDTSKIEIALQKAISPKFEIVFAGAFSAGKSMLINALLERELLYSAEGHATGTECYIEYAEADEERVVLTFLSEVEIRTLVDTVCQNLQLTNPSNINSHEYCSQLNQYCQKIIEQEGGEGKSERAKQAQGLKLLIEGFTQNRERIHTLHNATYSMEQFHFSNLAEAASFARRGSNSAVLKRLEYYCHHPLLKDGNVLVDLPGIDAPVQKDAALAYRKIEHPDTSAVVCVLKAASAGELATEETELLEKIRSNAGIRDRVFYVFNRIDETWYSAQLKQRLENLIQTQFRDTSRIYKTSGLLGFYGYQVKNQTNINQRYGLDSIFTESVKNLGGEEETPQFVSEFNNYCANSGKLLATPFKVSIHGYETPNKNYFRVLSEWGTPLLEQLIADSGIEEFRRAITRYLTEEKRPQLFATLADDLQSLCITLKNHYQGIYRDLESQPREIEAMKALELNHLNQELKEVGEKLTKHIEGYVNAIVVNSDENFEEDFKKLKARMVSRLDELLNTFSVKNAYSQATLNHPRNATAPLLAVLVEAFYYLSNQLEDVLIEESTSLISRFCQRLLDAVRQGDYYRQIYRLLGNDGHLESQLKQLELQLIHALISEAKTECDRYVRENHNFYNEGTFSIFQFRQTVQQTAQGYDCESILAAEPAIRQLLKLDFEPKVSATIHKNFRQTVNNTLKNQLIPMAKKQAATILQQFNQARSYLEQTLEQEAAEKIANNARKQEEIHQTIEDYNQAINSLNTCLTAMGLQKNHLPVIGEQELEIVPEVVNDSSN, from the coding sequence ATGACTGAACTTTTACCCCAATGCAGTAATCTGGCTGGTAATGTTAACAGTATAATTGAACTATTCAAAGGCGAATCCTCTCTCCGCAATCAACAGGATACCAGCAAGATAGAAATTGCCCTACAAAAAGCCATTTCTCCCAAATTTGAAATCGTTTTTGCCGGTGCTTTTAGTGCCGGGAAATCAATGTTAATCAATGCACTTTTAGAGCGAGAATTGCTGTATAGTGCCGAAGGACACGCAACGGGTACAGAATGTTATATTGAGTACGCAGAAGCTGATGAGGAAAGAGTGGTTTTAACCTTTCTCAGCGAAGTAGAAATTCGTACTTTAGTCGATACCGTCTGTCAAAATCTGCAATTAACTAATCCCAGTAACATTAATTCCCACGAATACTGTAGTCAGTTAAACCAATACTGTCAAAAAATTATCGAACAGGAAGGGGGAGAAGGCAAATCCGAGCGAGCTAAACAAGCTCAGGGTTTAAAATTATTAATTGAAGGATTTACTCAAAATCGTGAGCGGATCCATACGCTGCATAATGCCACCTATTCCATGGAACAATTTCACTTTTCTAATTTAGCAGAAGCGGCAAGTTTTGCCCGTCGTGGTAGCAATAGCGCCGTCTTAAAACGTCTAGAATATTACTGTCATCATCCTCTCCTTAAAGATGGTAACGTTTTGGTAGATTTGCCCGGTATTGATGCCCCAGTCCAAAAAGATGCCGCCTTAGCCTATCGTAAAATAGAGCATCCTGATACTTCGGCAGTGGTTTGTGTTTTAAAGGCTGCTTCTGCGGGAGAATTAGCCACAGAAGAAACGGAATTACTCGAAAAAATTCGCTCTAATGCTGGTATTCGTGATCGAGTTTTTTATGTTTTTAACCGCATCGATGAAACCTGGTACTCAGCCCAACTAAAACAGCGTTTAGAAAACCTAATTCAAACGCAATTTCGTGATACTTCCCGCATTTACAAAACCAGCGGACTTTTAGGGTTTTATGGGTATCAGGTGAAAAATCAAACCAATATTAATCAGCGTTATGGTTTAGATTCTATCTTTACCGAAAGTGTTAAAAATTTAGGAGGAGAAGAAGAAACACCGCAATTTGTCAGCGAGTTTAATAACTATTGTGCCAACTCCGGTAAATTACTGGCAACTCCCTTTAAAGTTTCCATCCACGGTTATGAAACTCCTAATAAAAATTACTTCCGAGTTTTAAGCGAGTGGGGAACTCCTTTACTAGAGCAGTTAATTGCTGATAGCGGTATCGAAGAATTTCGCAGGGCAATTACTCGTTATCTCACCGAAGAAAAACGCCCGCAATTGTTTGCAACTTTAGCTGATGATTTACAATCTCTCTGTATCACTCTCAAAAATCATTACCAGGGTATTTATCGTGATTTAGAAAGTCAACCACGAGAAATTGAGGCGATGAAAGCTCTGGAGTTAAATCACCTCAATCAAGAGTTAAAGGAAGTGGGAGAGAAATTAACTAAACATATCGAGGGTTATGTCAATGCTATCGTGGTTAATAGCGATGAAAACTTTGAAGAAGACTTTAAAAAACTGAAAGCGAGAATGGTATCAAGATTGGATGAGTTATTAAATACTTTTTCTGTTAAAAATGCTTACTCGCAAGCGACTTTAAACCATCCCCGCAATGCTACAGCACCTTTATTAGCAGTATTAGTGGAAGCTTTTTATTATCTGTCTAACCAGCTAGAAGATGTGTTAATTGAGGAGTCAACCAGTTTAATTAGTCGCTTTTGTCAGCGTCTTTTAGATGCGGTAAGACAAGGTGATTATTATCGACAAATTTACCGCTTATTAGGCAATGATGGCCACCTAGAAAGTCAGCTAAAACAGCTAGAATTGCAGTTAATTCATGCCTTGATTTCCGAAGCAAAAACTGAGTGTGATCGCTATGTACGAGAAAATCATAATTTTTACAACGAAGGCACTTTTTCGATCTTTCAATTTCGGCAAACTGTGCAACAAACTGCCCAAGGTTATGACTGTGAAAGTATTCTTGCTGCCGAACCTGCTATCCGTCAATTACTTAAGTTAGATTTTGAGCCAAAAGTATCAGCGACAATTCATAAAAATTTCCGCCAAACTGTTAATAATACTCTGAAAAATCAATTGATACCAATGGCAAAAAAACAAGCGGCTACTATTCTACAACAGTTCAATCAAGCTCGTTCTTATCTAGAACAAACTTTAGAACAGGAAGCAGCGGAAAAAATTGCGAATAATGCCCGCAAACAGGAAGAAATTCACCAAACAATTGAGGATTATAACCAAGCGATAAACTCTCTCAATACTTGTTTAACTGCTATGGGTTTACAGAAAAATCATTTACCTGTAATTGGTGAACAAGAATTAGAGATTGTCCCTGAAGTTGTTAATGACTCCAGCAATTAA
- a CDS encoding formylglycine-generating enzyme family protein — protein MGEWLDFTDEVVTVNGKGEEIKREKVTNRGYKYFLSKKTFLEMISIPSGQYLIGAPKSELGWKLSQSPQSPVNIQAFCLSRYPITQRQWREVAKLEPVNIELNPYPAHFEGYDRPVEQINWWEAVEFCDRLSRLTGLNYRLPAEKEWEYACRGGTSTPFHFGPTISTDLANYSGVDWDYGGKVCSSGRYGEGRLGCDRRETTPVGMFAVANPFGLYDLHGNVREWCADYWRDNYEAATIEDRDRRVLRGGSWNDGPNKCRSAYRVKFMATAGLYDIGFRVVSDNSPL, from the coding sequence ATGGGAGAATGGTTAGATTTTACCGATGAAGTGGTCACTGTTAATGGCAAAGGTGAGGAAATTAAACGGGAAAAAGTCACTAATCGAGGTTATAAATATTTTTTAAGCAAAAAAACCTTTTTAGAAATGATTTCTATCCCTAGCGGTCAATACCTCATCGGTGCGCCCAAAAGCGAGTTAGGCTGGAAATTGAGTCAAAGTCCCCAATCTCCGGTTAATATTCAGGCTTTTTGTCTGAGTCGCTACCCAATTACCCAACGACAATGGCGCGAGGTGGCAAAATTAGAACCGGTAAATATTGAACTTAATCCCTATCCGGCCCATTTTGAAGGTTATGATCGCCCAGTAGAACAAATTAACTGGTGGGAAGCGGTGGAATTTTGCGATCGCCTATCCCGTCTCACGGGACTCAATTATCGTTTACCCGCAGAAAAAGAATGGGAATACGCTTGTCGGGGAGGAACATCAACCCCTTTTCACTTCGGCCCGACAATTTCCACTGATTTAGCCAACTATTCCGGGGTGGACTGGGATTATGGCGGCAAAGTGTGCAGTTCTGGTCGTTATGGGGAAGGTCGCCTAGGTTGCGATCGCAGGGAAACCACACCAGTGGGAATGTTTGCCGTCGCTAACCCTTTCGGACTCTACGATCTGCACGGAAATGTCAGGGAATGGTGTGCAGATTACTGGCGCGATAACTACGAAGCAGCCACAATAGAAGATAGGGACAGACGAGTTTTACGCGGCGGTTCTTGGAATGACGGCCCTAACAAATGTCGCTCGGCCTACCGAGTCAAATTTATGGCTACTGCTGGACTCTACGATATCGGTTTTCGTGTCGTTAGCGATAATTCTCCTTTATAG
- a CDS encoding Uma2 family endonuclease translates to MIANFDHNYLSPEDYLATERIAKDKHEYIRGQTYAMAGASKAHGMIIINLATLLKNRLRGSGCLVYATDMKVRLEIANSYFYPDLVVTCDSRDNQSFSEDFIRYPRLIVEVLSPTTAAFARNALAKRDRGDKFADYRSLETLEEYVLISQERISVDCFRRNDEGFWVLYPYSKGADIYLASIDFHCAIESLYEDITEIR, encoded by the coding sequence ATGATTGCTAACTTTGACCATAACTATCTTTCCCCGGAAGATTATTTAGCAACGGAGAGAATAGCCAAGGATAAACACGAATATATTCGCGGTCAAACCTACGCCATGGCTGGTGCAAGTAAAGCCCACGGTATGATTATTATCAACTTAGCCACACTTTTAAAAAACCGGCTGCGGGGTAGTGGTTGTCTTGTCTATGCCACAGATATGAAAGTTCGTCTAGAAATAGCTAATAGTTATTTTTATCCCGATCTTGTGGTCACTTGCGACTCGCGAGATAATCAGTCTTTCTCGGAAGATTTTATCCGTTATCCGCGCTTGATTGTAGAAGTATTATCCCCCACTACGGCTGCCTTTGCTCGCAACGCGCTCGCGAAGCGAGATCGGGGTGATAAATTTGCCGACTATCGTTCCCTTGAAACTTTAGAAGAATACGTTCTTATCAGTCAAGAACGCATCAGTGTGGATTGTTTTCGTCGCAATGACGAAGGATTCTGGGTTCTTTATCCCTACAGCAAAGGAGCAGATATTTATCTAGCTAGTATCGATTTTCACTGTGCGATCGAATCTTTATACGAAGATATAACAGAAATCCGTTAA
- a CDS encoding AEC family transporter: MLAILSAIVPVGFIILIGVIAGKILTVEVHSLSQITVYILAPALVIDGLYRTTLSGSNIGLILLGFALISLVMVIIVEIIAYCLSLDGDTRKSLMAAAVMPNNGNMGLPVASFALGAAGLERAIIYMIGSSILLFGISPAYLRGKSFLSGFRLVFQLPLIWSIFIGISFQTFSFHLPLQLDKSISYLGQSAIPLALIILGIQLSQQKLAIGKLELLGAGLRLLVAPLLAFAIGNSLGLTGMDLKILILQSAMPTAVNTVILVTEFGGSAALMARTVVVTTLASFLTIPFFLWLL, translated from the coding sequence ATGCTTGCTATTCTCTCCGCTATTGTTCCAGTGGGTTTTATCATCCTCATCGGTGTGATAGCAGGAAAAATTCTCACTGTGGAAGTGCATTCCCTTTCCCAAATAACGGTGTATATTCTTGCTCCCGCTTTAGTGATTGATGGACTCTATCGCACCACTTTATCCGGCAGCAATATCGGTTTAATTCTCCTAGGTTTTGCTCTTATTTCACTGGTAATGGTGATTATCGTCGAAATTATCGCCTATTGTCTTAGTCTCGATGGTGATACCCGCAAAAGCCTCATGGCTGCCGCTGTGATGCCCAATAACGGCAATATGGGTTTACCGGTGGCTAGTTTTGCCCTGGGTGCGGCTGGACTGGAAAGAGCGATAATCTATATGATTGGTTCTAGTATTCTGTTATTTGGTATTAGTCCCGCTTATTTGCGAGGAAAAAGCTTTCTTTCAGGATTTCGCCTGGTTTTTCAATTGCCCTTAATCTGGTCAATTTTTATCGGCATTAGCTTTCAAACTTTCTCTTTTCATCTTCCCCTGCAATTAGATAAAAGTATTAGCTATCTAGGACAATCGGCAATTCCTTTGGCTTTAATTATCCTAGGTATCCAATTATCTCAGCAAAAATTAGCGATCGGTAAATTAGAATTATTAGGGGCTGGTTTGCGTCTTTTAGTCGCTCCTCTTTTGGCATTTGCGATCGGCAATAGTTTAGGATTAACCGGTATGGATCTAAAAATTCTTATCCTACAAAGTGCCATGCCCACCGCCGTTAATACCGTCATTTTAGTCACAGAATTCGGTGGTTCAGCAGCTTTAATGGCCCGCACAGTTGTGGTCACTACCCTTGCTAGTTTTCTGACTATTCCTTTCTTTCTTTGGTTATTATAG
- a CDS encoding IS630-like element ISMae21 family transposase, translating into MSYSLDLRKKVIDYVENGGSITKAAALFNIGRATIYRWLGREKLEATKVKHRQRKLDWKALSKDVQENPEARLRDRAEKFGVRPSAICYALKNMKVTRKKKELRYRERNREERMKYYRVLRELIKIYGSESLVFIDESGFEEFQACFYAWSKKGKKVFGDRQGKRGKRENLVAGRRKGKKDFIAPMVFTRSLNAEGFEGWLSLYLLPSLTITSVLIMDNAPIHRKTVIKQLVEEAGHQVVFLPKYSPDLNDIEHDFSALKRARMYAPVGTPLDEIIRTYCVA; encoded by the coding sequence ATGTCTTATAGCCTAGACTTGAGAAAAAAAGTAATCGATTATGTAGAGAATGGGGGAAGCATAACCAAAGCCGCCGCTCTATTTAATATAGGAAGAGCGACGATATATAGATGGCTAGGTAGGGAAAAACTGGAAGCAACAAAGGTAAAACACCGTCAGAGAAAGCTGGACTGGAAAGCACTGTCAAAAGATGTCCAAGAAAATCCCGAGGCAAGATTAAGAGACAGAGCCGAGAAATTTGGAGTGAGACCAAGTGCCATTTGCTATGCCTTAAAAAACATGAAAGTTACCAGAAAAAAGAAGGAACTTCGTTATAGAGAAAGAAACCGAGAAGAAAGAATGAAATACTACAGAGTGCTGAGAGAATTGATTAAAATATATGGAAGTGAAAGCCTTGTATTTATTGATGAGTCAGGGTTTGAAGAATTTCAAGCCTGTTTTTATGCTTGGTCAAAAAAAGGGAAGAAAGTCTTTGGAGATAGACAAGGAAAACGAGGAAAAAGAGAGAACCTTGTCGCTGGTAGAAGAAAGGGAAAAAAAGACTTTATTGCACCGATGGTATTTACGAGAAGCCTGAATGCCGAAGGTTTTGAAGGGTGGTTATCTTTATATTTGTTGCCCTCTCTAACCATAACATCAGTATTAATTATGGATAATGCACCAATTCATCGGAAGACAGTCATTAAACAACTGGTAGAGGAAGCAGGTCATCAGGTCGTGTTTTTGCCAAAATACTCTCCTGATTTAAATGATATCGAACATGATTTTAGTGCATTAAAGAGGGCAAGAATGTATGCTCCTGTGGGGACACCCCTTGATGAAATTATTCGTACTTATTGTGTCGCCTAG
- a CDS encoding O-antigen ligase family protein, translated as MKKIFCQGWEWNLILFSVFIAMMLPELAGIGIIIVLIRVFTGNFRAIIRSRLNQGLGIVTLWLMISASLSPTPGDAWIGLGNFLPFFFFFSNIRQLIKKPSQLRQLAWVMVIPSVWVVVMGWGQIFLGWQKPEALKGIFTWPYGAGGEPSGRMSSVFMYANLLGAYLLITLILAIGLLILTLRQWHRQRNTLLNLKVGFLTLTILIDGVGLFLSNSRNAWALAFLGGLIFALYLGWNALVAGFILLGGVISLASWGPNPLRDSVRFLVPRTIWARLSDEMFPDRPLATLRSTQWRFTLEMTQERPLFGWGLRSFTPLYEKSQGLWLGHPHNLYLMLMAETGIIGLILLSAWVGWIYAQGVRLLIFLRQQKAGGELIIFTYLVAFGACVLFNLVDVTLSDVKINTIVWFLLAAIAGVSQRLNYEL; from the coding sequence ATGAAAAAAATTTTTTGTCAAGGGTGGGAGTGGAATTTAATACTTTTTTCAGTTTTTATTGCCATGATGCTGCCGGAGTTAGCGGGTATCGGCATTATTATCGTCTTAATTAGGGTTTTTACCGGCAATTTTCGGGCAATTATCCGGTCACGTCTTAATCAAGGTCTCGGTATCGTCACTCTTTGGTTGATGATTAGTGCCAGTCTTTCCCCAACTCCGGGGGATGCTTGGATTGGTTTAGGAAATTTCCTGCCTTTTTTCTTCTTTTTTAGCAATATTCGGCAATTAATTAAAAAACCCTCTCAATTGCGTCAACTAGCTTGGGTGATGGTTATTCCGTCGGTTTGGGTAGTGGTGATGGGATGGGGACAAATTTTTCTCGGTTGGCAAAAACCGGAAGCATTAAAAGGGATTTTTACCTGGCCCTACGGGGCGGGGGGTGAACCGAGCGGGCGGATGTCTTCGGTTTTTATGTATGCTAATCTTTTGGGGGCTTATTTATTAATAACTCTGATTTTAGCGATCGGTTTATTAATTCTAACTTTGCGGCAGTGGCACAGACAAAGAAATACCCTTTTAAATCTCAAAGTCGGGTTTTTAACTTTAACCATATTGATCGACGGTGTAGGGCTATTTTTAAGCAATTCTCGCAATGCTTGGGCCTTAGCCTTTTTAGGAGGCCTAATTTTCGCCCTTTATCTGGGTTGGAATGCCTTAGTCGCCGGTTTTATCCTCTTGGGGGGGGTGATTTCCCTCGCTTCTTGGGGACCAAATCCTTTAAGGGATAGTGTGCGTTTTTTGGTTCCTAGGACGATTTGGGCGCGATTATCCGATGAAATGTTCCCTGATCGCCCTCTAGCGACTCTCAGATCAACTCAATGGCGTTTTACTCTCGAAATGACCCAAGAAAGACCCCTATTCGGTTGGGGATTACGCAGTTTTACACCTCTCTACGAAAAAAGTCAGGGATTATGGTTAGGTCATCCCCATAATTTATATTTGATGTTAATGGCAGAAACGGGAATTATTGGCTTAATTTTATTGTCCGCTTGGGTGGGTTGGATTTATGCCCAAGGGGTGCGTTTATTAATCTTTTTACGACAACAAAAAGCCGGGGGGGAGTTAATTATCTTTACCTATCTGGTAGCTTTTGGCGCTTGTGTTTTATTTAATCTCGTCGATGTCACCCTCTCCGATGTCAAGATTAATACTATTGTTTGGTTTCTCTTGGCTGCTATTGCCGGGGTGAGTCAAAGGTTAAATTATGAATTATGA
- a CDS encoding YaaW family protein, whose amino-acid sequence MDELRTALELATEEELQQITNILFCRRFNPLDYLRAPDAIAVQSQDWDSWLDSVEDRFRYLAADGVTVLKGQTEKVSYRQILVRVCHFLKVPYSQKMPTTEIEAEIYLHLVNKAWKRLPPSEQKSLSIQIQKALADSHTPQPLPVHLQHNPLDIVLKGGSVIAVNSILKPILLKHIAGQFALHFVRYQGAKTALVQGGAIANQIALQTAKQGMTTAAARYGAVRTVLSLVGPALWGWFIADLGWKAIATDYGRIIPTIFAIAQIRLTRDDCWQPA is encoded by the coding sequence TTGGACGAATTACGCACAGCTTTGGAGTTAGCCACCGAGGAGGAACTACAGCAAATCACTAACATCCTCTTTTGCCGTCGTTTTAACCCTCTCGATTATCTACGAGCGCCGGACGCAATCGCCGTTCAAAGTCAAGATTGGGATAGTTGGTTAGATAGCGTCGAGGATCGTTTTCGTTACTTGGCTGCCGATGGTGTGACAGTATTAAAAGGTCAAACCGAAAAAGTTAGTTATCGTCAAATTCTCGTCCGTGTCTGTCATTTCCTCAAGGTTCCCTACTCCCAAAAAATGCCGACAACGGAAATTGAAGCGGAAATCTATCTTCATCTGGTTAACAAAGCTTGGAAACGTCTCCCCCCATCGGAACAAAAATCCCTCTCGATTCAAATTCAAAAAGCGCTCGCGGATTCCCACACTCCCCAACCCTTACCCGTTCACCTACAACACAATCCCCTCGATATAGTCCTCAAAGGCGGCAGCGTCATCGCCGTTAATTCTATCCTGAAACCGATTCTGCTCAAACATATCGCCGGGCAGTTCGCTCTCCATTTTGTCCGCTATCAAGGGGCAAAAACTGCCCTAGTCCAGGGTGGGGCAATTGCTAATCAAATCGCCCTACAAACGGCTAAACAGGGCATGACTACGGCGGCGGCCCGCTACGGAGCGGTCAGAACCGTGTTAAGTTTGGTAGGACCGGCTCTATGGGGTTGGTTTATTGCTGACCTCGGTTGGAAAGCGATCGCCACCGATTACGGCCGGATTATCCCGACTATTTTTGCCATCGCCCAAATTCGTCTGACCCGTGACGATTGTTGGCAGCCTGCATAG
- a CDS encoding NAD(P)/FAD-dependent oxidoreductase — MTNFSIKVGIIGAGLAGLTCARQLCDRGYTVKLFDKSRGIGGRLATRRVNRVNQVIAVDHGLPFLTIQGEKTAALIDNLLRENLVTSWFDSSYVAPSGINSVAKFLAKGLEIERDFLVTRLENRQEKWVLNNNGQIRGEFSAIVLAIPAPQAALLLENSLITTMPELRSIVYDPCLTVMAGYGDSLPAVAPSTDIAWLGLDSSKRQSSPDYVFVVHSSGDFAVKYLDSEDLEAVKLDLLARASLPLPDWSWIHRWRYALVRQGLAVPCLSVNSPLPLVACGDWCQGGDLSRNSSLETALTSGIAAANQVQQLLS; from the coding sequence GTGACAAATTTTTCGATTAAGGTTGGGATCATTGGTGCGGGTTTAGCCGGGTTAACCTGCGCTCGTCAGTTGTGCGATCGAGGTTATACTGTTAAGCTATTTGATAAGTCTAGAGGCATTGGTGGTCGTTTAGCCACACGACGGGTTAACCGAGTCAATCAAGTGATTGCTGTGGATCATGGTTTGCCTTTTTTGACTATTCAGGGCGAAAAAACGGCGGCTTTAATTGATAATCTCCTGAGAGAGAATCTAGTTACTTCTTGGTTTGATTCTAGCTATGTTGCTCCTTCTGGCATCAATAGCGTGGCGAAATTTTTAGCTAAAGGTTTAGAAATTGAACGAGATTTTCTGGTTACTCGTCTGGAAAATCGTCAAGAAAAATGGGTTTTAAACAATAACGGTCAAATTCGGGGAGAGTTTTCGGCGATTGTCCTGGCTATTCCCGCCCCGCAAGCAGCGTTATTGTTAGAAAACTCTCTCATAACTACTATGCCAGAATTGCGATCGATCGTTTACGATCCCTGTTTAACGGTAATGGCGGGTTATGGCGATTCTTTACCCGCAGTTGCTCCCTCCACCGATATCGCTTGGTTAGGACTTGATAGCAGTAAACGGCAATCATCCCCTGATTATGTCTTTGTTGTGCATAGTAGTGGAGATTTTGCGGTTAAATATCTCGATAGCGAGGATTTAGAAGCAGTTAAGCTAGATTTGCTCGCTCGTGCTTCTTTGCCTCTCCCCGATTGGTCCTGGATTCACCGTTGGCGTTATGCTTTAGTCCGTCAGGGTTTAGCTGTACCCTGTTTAAGTGTTAATAGTCCTTTACCTCTAGTTGCCTGTGGTGATTGGTGTCAAGGGGGAGATTTGTCGAGAAATTCTTCCCTAGAAACGGCCTTAACTTCTGGGATAGCGGCGGCTAATCAAGTTCAGCAGCTACTCTCTTAA
- a CDS encoding DUF7219 family protein: MEKFNSKDNFLYPKTSYRGLFTPQNLVFNANLQEFALRVSFIAGLHSGGKLTSTEAYEKINQLWQELNTSQKFLLANHFEDHGD; encoded by the coding sequence ATGGAAAAATTCAATTCTAAAGATAACTTTCTCTACCCTAAAACCAGCTACAGGGGTTTATTCACGCCACAAAATTTAGTTTTTAACGCTAATTTGCAGGAATTCGCCCTGAGAGTCTCTTTTATCGCTGGTTTACACAGTGGGGGAAAGCTTACCTCCACGGAAGCTTACGAGAAAATTAACCAGCTTTGGCAAGAGTTGAATACCAGTCAAAAATTCCTACTAGCTAATCATTTTGAGGATCACGGAGATTGA